The nucleotide sequence ACATTTGAGGACCGCGTCCCGAGAGCATGGTCAGAGACATGGCAAGGGACAGCCGGAGCGGGACCTCCGAGCCATGGTGGCATCACCATGGGATGGGAGGAATGTGCCGCCTCCCAGGGACGAGAGTCCCATGGGACACGGGAAAAGTTGGTGGTTCCTCTGGGACCCTGAACAGTGCCGCCGAGGCCTGACCGCATGCCCCAAGGGGACTGACGCCTTTAGGGCCGCCACTGCCATCCCTTGGGAACCGGaggaaacaaacagcagcaagttTTCGCTCTTGTCTCATGGAAAAAGCCGTGGCCGTCCTCACGCTGCAGCAGTGAATCATTGCCACGCTCTGCCAGCTGCCCGCgccgggacagggatggggatggggacagggacatgccCCTGCTACCACCCCGCAGCCGCGGGGGCTGATGGTGCATTCGGTGATGGGGGCGAGGGCGCTGCCATGCCGGATGGGTGCCAGCACCCCCGGCCCTGCAGCCCGCCTGGATGCGGCCCCAGAGGAGGATGTTGCAACGCCTGGCCCCGTCCCAGCCCCGGGATGGGCTGTGGGATCGGCGTGCGCCGCGGGTGTGGGCCGCGGCTCCCGGCCCCGTGGCCACCCTCGCGCCGGGGGCCGGAAAGGGGGTGGCGAGGGGATGGAGGTGCCAGGCTGCAGGACGCGGCCCAGGGCTCGCCCGGAACATGGGGACACAGAGCAGGGCTGGACGCGGGACCAGCCGCTGGGTTTGGCGCCCATCGGGGCTGGCATGAGGTTTGCcttggggacggggacggaggGCGGGTGGCAGTGCCAccctgcaggaggggaaggcagggccgCCAGGACCCCTGCGGCCCAGGAGCACCGCGGCGGGGTCTTTGCAGAGGCAGCTGGGCATCCCTTGGGGGCCACTGGGCTGGGGACAACGTCAGCGGTGTAGGGACGGGGAGGACGGGGCAGCAAGGACATCcgcagcctggagaaagggatcCCAGGAGGAGAGGCGGGGTCTGGtccctggggtccctggggtgtccAGCCCCCGCTGTCACCACgcctctgccccatcccacatCACCCCATTTGCAGCCTGGACTAATTAGCGATGGAGGCGGCAGCCCTGGGGCTTTCCAGATGTCGGATGCTTCCCGGCCCCGGGTCAGGGCCCGGCAAGGCAGCGTGACATCGACCGGGCTGCCCACGACCACAGCCATCCTCGTGCACCCTGCCGCAGGCGCCAGGCCAGCCTCCCGGTGACAAAGCCTTGACTCcagctgcggcggggccggggagggggagaggagggatggcACACGTGCGGGCCAGCTGCGTGTCCCACAGCCGTGGGGTGACTGCCGTGCCggcaccgggggctgcagcaCATGGCTCCGGGCATGGatgtcccatctcctgcctcagtttccccaccacacTGTGGGAACGGGGTCTCCCCGCATTGAGCCAGGGGTGCagagaggaaggagcagagatggggggggggtgggtgtgtgccaggatcaggccctgtcacagctgccccatccctgcgcACCCCGTCCTTCAGAGCATCCCCCCACCACAGCAGAGGGCAGGTGTCCTCGGGGGTGTCTGGCCGCGTCCcccctggggccggggggagccggtgCCATCAGAGCCGAGCTGCCAGCGCCGCGCTTCTCCGAACACCCACCGCGCTGGATTACAGCCTCATGGCAACAGCCCCATGTGGCTCGTGGCCGGGGACAGTTAATCCTGGccagctgcggggctggggccctcccggccgctgccgcccccaGAGCAGCGCCAGCCCGGCACGTGCCGTGGCCCTGGCgtggtgtccccctccccagcccgggggTGCTCCACATTTGCACGGTGGGCGATGGGTGGGCTtggccgcggggcccggccctAAACCCCCCCTCCTTGTCCCCGCAGGGCAAGGCGGGATCGGTGCCGGCACCGGAGGGGACACACGCCATGGAGCTGAGCCGAGAGGGTGCCTGAAGCCGCCGGAAGGAgcgggatggggtggggggacatgGAGCCCCGCAACGGCAGCGCGGCCGGCCGGTCAGACACGTGCTTTGGGGTGTTCAACGCCAGTGACGGCCGCGACACGGCGCAGAACAGCATCACCTCGCCCTGGTTCTCCACCGCCTTCGGCCTCATCGGCCTCTGCTCCAACCTCTTTGCCCTCTGCGTCCTGCTCAGCTCCTCCCGTAAGCTGTCCAGCCGGGCCCGCTCCTCCTTCCTCGTCTTCCTCTGTGGGCTGGTGGTCACGGACTTCATGGGGCTGCTGGTGACAGCCTCCGTCATCATCCCCTACCACTTCATCAAGTTCACCTGGGCCGAGGTGGACCCCGGCTGCCACCTCTGTAACTTCTTGGGCTTCTCTATGGTCTTCTTCGGACAGTgcccgctgctgctgggggccaCCATGGCTGGCGAGAGGTTCTTTGGCATCAACCACCCCTTCTCCCGCTCCACCAGCATCTCCAAGCGCCGCGCCTGGTCCATcgtggggctggtgtggggcttCTCCTgcttgctggggctgctgccggtgctggggctggggcggtaCACGCTGCAGTACCCGGGCTCCTGGTGCTTCCTCACCCTCCTGCCCGACACCGGCGACGTCGTCTTCTGCCTGCTCTTCGCCCTGCTGGGCATCTTCTCCGTGCTGCTCTCCTTCATCTTCAACACGGTCAGCGTGGTGACGCTCTGCCGCGTCTACCATGACCGGGAGTCAGTGCAGCGACGCCGGGACAGCGAGGTGGAGATGATGGTGCAGCTCGTGGGCATCATGATCATCGCCACCATCTGCTGGATGCCCCTCCTGGTGAGGCTCTGGGTCTCGGTGTGCCCCCCCCTCCACGTCCCTCTTGGGTGGCCTCCCCCCCGGCGAGGTCCCAGGTCTCGGGGTGTTGTTCCCCCCACGTCCCTGCTAGCGAGGCCCTGGGTTtcggtgtcccccccgccaccacGCTGCACCCTGGGTGGGCACCTGAGCGACGGGTCTGGGGCTCAGCACCGCCCGCAGGCAGAGCGGGCGCTCCCCGGTATCGGGTGCCCCAAACCGGCCTGGGAGCCCTTTCCGAGAGGCTCAACGCCCAACCTGGACCCTCACCATCTCCCCCACCCTGGGGCAGCTCATGGCCTCTGCGTGGCCCACCCCCACCCTCGCCCCCCCCGCTGACGCCTTGCCCCGTTCCATCCCCCGCAGATCTTCATCGTCCAGAcggtcctgcagcagctgccggCCGGCGGCGACCGGCTCCAGATGCTGCCCCCGGAGACGCAGAAGATGCTGCTCATCTACATCCGCATGGTCACCTGGAACCAGATCCTGGACCCCTGGGTCTACATCCTCTTCCGCCGGGCCGTGCTGCAGCGCGTCTACCCCAGCCTGCGCCCCCGgccctccatcctctccctctaccCCGTCCTCAACCCCTCCCTGCGCCGCAAGCTCACCGCCGACTCCGTCCTGCAGTAGCGGCCCCCGGGGACAGCTGCCAagcgggggacacacacacacacacacacacagacaagccatccccccatcccaccccccccaccccccaggttAATTAATTGTCCCCATCACCTGCATCCGTGggctctccccacccacctccgCCAAGCCCCGGTACctggtggggggtggcagggggctcggggctgctccctcctccctgtccccacctgaGTGCCCCCCCCAACAATAAACCACCGCTTGTACAGCTCTCTGCGCCTGTTGGGGGTGAGCATCCCCGGGGGGACCATGGGGGGGGCCCCAGCCCCGTGTCCAGCCGGAGCAACAGCCCTTCTCCTCCAGTCTCTGCTTTAATGAGCCGCGGCCGCTTCCCACCACATTTCGGGGGTGCACGAGTTGGGGGGGACGGTCCTTGGAGGATGGGGGGACAGCTGggtgccctgctgccccccccccccccccacctcaggggACACACCTGGGTGCAATgagggggcaggatggggacccCCCAGCAGCACCGCCAGCCCCAGGTGGGGACGTAGGGAGGGGACGCAGACGAggggccccgccgccaccccccccccccccccccccccccagctactCCTGCCCTGCCTCGGGGTGGCAGACGGCCGCCCACACCTCGGCCACGAACTCCTGGGGGAAGGCGAACTCGCCCAGCACCGAGTCCAAGCCGCGGGCGAGCTGGGCCGCGCCGGGGCTCTCCTTGGCCGCCTCCACCATCGTCgaggctggggaagaggggaggcCGGGTCAGTGGCGAGTGGAGGTCCGGGGAgggcccccccagtccccccctgCCCGCTCACCCAGCTCGCTGTCGCGGATGCCCATGTAGCTCTCCAGCAGGTCGTCCACCCGGCGGGCGGCTTCTTCCTcgaaggggctgggctgggggcgagAGGCCCAgcgggtgggtgccaggaggtgGGGGCACAgctcagggacaccccccccgccccactcccaCAAGGCCATGCCCATGGGTGCTGCACGCGTGGGCACCCAgcaacacccccctccccccgccataGGGTTCACCCAGGGCGTGGGGATGCTCATCGCCACCCCGGTCACAGTGTGTGTGGATgtgggctcgggggggggggggtttcggggtcgggaggcgggggggtgtcttACCCCCTCCTCCAGCGTGGCCGGGCCCTGTGCCCGCAGCCGCAGCGTTTCCTTCCCGCTGGTCACTCTGCCCTCGCCCGGGGACTTGCTGCTCCGCGTCCTCTGCCCGATCATGTCtgcaccccagggtggggggggggtaaggggggAGAGTAAGGGGGGGTGAGGGCACAGGCAGGGcctggcaccctcctgcccctcgctgcccccaCCCCGGCCGTCACCCAGCCCACCCATGTCCCAGCACCCCGAGGTGGGGGGGGCACCGCAGGCTGAGCCGTGCATGGGGAGGGGGTGCTCGGGGGCAGCGTGGGCATAAGGGACACCCATGGgcgcggggggtgtgggggggtgcagACAGCTACAGGATGCTCATGACAGCGCACACAGAGGAGCTGGGGTGCCCATGGGGAGGACAAGCAGGTGTggggacccccgccccccccctccccaaaggtGCGCCCCATACAGGGGTGCTGCGAGTCTGTGGGGTACGTGGGTAGCAGaccccggggggggctgcaggacgggggggcaggggggatcGGCCTCCCCATGCCCCTCCCAGGGGTCTCCCATCCCCAGGGCaaggggacgggacccccccccccgccaagactCACCGAAGGCCTTTTTGGGTTGTACCAGGCGGAGGGTGAAGGGCTGAGCCCGGGGCAGCTCCCGCAGCATCCGGGCCACCTCGTAGTGCCGGCAGCCCACGATGGTGTGGTCATTGATGGCCTCGATGCTGTCCCCCACGCACACCGTCCGGATGCGGTTGATGATGCTGCCCTCCTTGATTCTCTGGGGACCGCGGaaggggatggcgggggggggacaacaCACAACGACAAGGTGGCACCACGGGAAAGACAGATAGACatagccccccccgcccccaacccggCACAAAAGCACCTCCGTGGTCCCGTGTCCTTCAGCAACTGGGTCAGGCAGggagggtgtccccccccccaaaactgcacATGGTGGGGGTAACCCCCAGGGCCAGTGTGGGCCTGGGGCGGGGAGGGACACACTGGTGGGAGGGGAGTCAGGGAAGGAGCACGGTCCCAGGgatggggtggcagcaggggacGCCACCCTGCGGGGCCACCGCTCCCacggctgcccccagccccagcgtgaccccacggggctggggcgggggggggattcACCTTGATGAAAGCGTAGCCGGCCCCGTTGTCTGTGATGGTGAGGCCAAGCGCATCCTCcgtcttggtcacctccacctcCTTCGTCTCGCCCCGGACGTGGGCAAAGATGAAGTCCTCCAGGCCGATCTGTCCCCCCAGCAGCTTCTGCATGTCCACTTTGTGCGTGTTGAGCGTGCAAAAGAGGATCTGCCCCGGGGAACCCCCTCATCAGGGGCTGGAGATGCCCCAGCAGGGTCGGGGGGCATCCGGGTTGTCGGGGCAGGTGCCGGCCGTGGGCAGCCGGGTCCGGGCGCTGCTGGAGCAGAGGGGtctggggacacccagcctgCCCGGGGACCCGCTCCCTGggagcccttccctgggctccaGGCTACGCGGTCGCTGGCATCAGCCAGGGAAGAGGTAGCCCCGGCTCCTTGCCTGCATGCCGGGGGGGGAACCGAGGCACAGAGCCACCCAACCGCTCCCCAGAGGAGACGCCACAGCCCTGAGATTAAACCACTCTTTTCCAGGTCATTTTGGGGGCTGCATTTGCAAGCAGCTGGGGACCCACAGGACGGGTGGCCACAGATGGTGTCACGGGGTTGGTGTCCCCCGCTTTGGGTGCAaagccccctccccgcgccccggcagccgcagccccctCACCTCGGTGGGCGAGATGCCGAAGACCTCAGCGATTTTGGCGTAGAGCTCCTTGACATTGGTGAAGCCCTCGATACGCCCCGTGGGGCTGCCGTGGGCCAGCTGCGTGTGAAACACCAGCCTGGGGCGGacacgggggggccggggggccgggaTGTCCTCGGCAGAGGGCAGCTCGGGGgtccccggctcctgccccacgcCGTTCTCCATGGGgctgccctcctggacctgcctgccgcgcctgcccgcccgccgcatCCCGCTGCCGGCACTGCTGAATTATAGATGGATGCCGGCTCCCGGCTCGGCCGTAAGGTGATCCCCGGGCCTGGGAACCCGATCCCGCGGCGCAGGTAACCCACCTGGGATCGGGTGAGCTCTGCCACGTAGGAAGGGCCCCGggcaggctggaggaggtgggagagcagCCCGTACAGAGCCGGCTCCATCGCACCCTCcccggctggtgctgggggctgcagcgaTGAGCTCGGGGCCATCACCCTACAACACCCCAAAGCTCCCGGGATTAGGGCCGGGAGCGGCTCTGAAGCTGCCTCTGAGCACAAACACACGGAGCCCGGGCTGGTTGTTTTCTCCCACATTTATTTGCTCCCATCTCCATCCCAAGCCAAGTGGCCGCCG is from Chroicocephalus ridibundus chromosome 22, bChrRid1.1, whole genome shotgun sequence and encodes:
- the TBXA2R gene encoding thromboxane A2 receptor: MGWGDMEPRNGSAAGRSDTCFGVFNASDGRDTAQNSITSPWFSTAFGLIGLCSNLFALCVLLSSSRKLSSRARSSFLVFLCGLVVTDFMGLLVTASVIIPYHFIKFTWAEVDPGCHLCNFLGFSMVFFGQCPLLLGATMAGERFFGINHPFSRSTSISKRRAWSIVGLVWGFSCLLGLLPVLGLGRYTLQYPGSWCFLTLLPDTGDVVFCLLFALLGIFSVLLSFIFNTVSVVTLCRVYHDRESVQRRRDSEVEMMVQLVGIMIIATICWMPLLIFIVQTVLQQLPAGGDRLQMLPPETQKMLLIYIRMVTWNQILDPWVYILFRRAVLQRVYPSLRPRPSILSLYPVLNPSLRRKLTADSVLQ
- the GIPC3 gene encoding PDZ domain-containing protein GIPC3, with translation MRRAGRRGRQVQEGSPMENGVGQEPGTPELPSAEDIPAPRPPRVRPRLVFHTQLAHGSPTGRIEGFTNVKELYAKIAEVFGISPTEILFCTLNTHKVDMQKLLGGQIGLEDFIFAHVRGETKEVEVTKTEDALGLTITDNGAGYAFIKRIKEGSIINRIRTVCVGDSIEAINDHTIVGCRHYEVARMLRELPRAQPFTLRLVQPKKAFDMIGQRTRSSKSPGEGRVTSGKETLRLRAQGPATLEEGPSPFEEEAARRVDDLLESYMGIRDSELASTMVEAAKESPGAAQLARGLDSVLGEFAFPQEFVAEVWAAVCHPEAGQE